The following coding sequences are from one SAR202 cluster bacterium window:
- the argJ gene encoding bifunctional glutamate N-acetyltransferase/amino-acid acetyltransferase ArgJ: MIELIKGGSVTSAKGFIAGGTYAGLKRSGEDVLDLGLLYSEVLANVAATFTTNMVKSPSVVLSQRRVAKGKARAVVANSGCANACVGEQGLKDAEEFTALAAKHVGIQPEEVLICSTGLIGVELPMALIRHNIGNIHLSEHGGHKFARAIMTTDSHPKEMAISVDLSGRKVTLGGAAKGVGMIHPNMATMLCFIATDAPVGLEFLRKATKEAIETSFNQIDVDGDTSTNDTCIVMANGKAGGQPVEANPADAKAFQEALTYICISLAKELARDGEGAQRLLEVVVDGAKTVADARKAAREVCGSNLVKSMVHGRDPNWGRIMMALGKSGIDFDESKVDIFINDIHIVHDGVSIPYMKEAVISAMSVPDVQFRLSLHAGEASGTAWGCDLTEEYVTFNSAYAT; the protein is encoded by the coding sequence ATGATCGAGCTTATCAAGGGCGGAAGTGTAACCTCCGCGAAGGGCTTTATCGCCGGCGGCACATACGCAGGCCTCAAGCGCAGCGGCGAGGACGTGCTGGACCTGGGCCTTCTATATTCAGAAGTGCTGGCCAACGTCGCGGCTACTTTCACGACCAATATGGTGAAATCTCCCTCCGTGGTGCTGAGCCAGAGGCGCGTCGCAAAAGGCAAAGCCCGCGCCGTCGTCGCCAATAGCGGATGCGCCAACGCGTGCGTGGGTGAGCAGGGGCTCAAGGACGCTGAGGAGTTCACAGCCTTGGCGGCCAAGCACGTAGGCATCCAGCCGGAAGAAGTATTGATCTGCTCGACAGGCCTCATCGGCGTGGAGCTTCCGATGGCGCTCATCCGCCACAACATCGGGAATATCCACCTGAGTGAGCACGGCGGCCACAAGTTCGCCCGCGCAATTATGACCACCGACTCTCATCCGAAAGAAATGGCCATCTCCGTGGACCTTTCGGGTCGCAAGGTGACGCTCGGCGGCGCAGCCAAGGGTGTGGGCATGATCCATCCCAACATGGCGACCATGCTGTGCTTTATCGCCACGGACGCGCCCGTCGGGCTGGAGTTCCTTCGCAAGGCCACCAAAGAGGCGATAGAGACCTCATTTAATCAGATCGACGTCGACGGCGACACCAGCACGAACGACACATGCATCGTGATGGCGAACGGCAAGGCCGGTGGCCAGCCCGTAGAGGCGAACCCCGCGGACGCGAAGGCGTTCCAGGAGGCCCTCACCTACATCTGCATCAGCCTTGCCAAGGAGCTCGCGCGCGACGGCGAGGGCGCTCAGCGCCTTCTTGAGGTCGTCGTTGACGGCGCCAAGACCGTTGCGGACGCCCGCAAGGCGGCGCGCGAGGTCTGTGGCTCCAACCTTGTAAAGTCGATGGTGCACGGTCGCGACCCTAACTGGGGCCGCATAATGATGGCGCTCGGGAAGAGCGGCATCGATTTCGATGAGAGCAAAGTGGATATATTCATCAACGATATCCACATAGTCCACGACGGTGTGTCCATCCCGTACATGAAAGAAGCCGTTATCTCGGCTATGAGCGTCCCGGACGTGCAGTTCCGGTTGAGCCTTCACGCCGGCGAGGCCTCCGGCACTGCTTGGGGCTGCGACCTGACCGAGGAGTACGTTACCTTTAACTCGGCGTACGCCACATAA